In one window of Armatimonadota bacterium DNA:
- the rlmB gene encoding 23S rRNA (guanosine(2251)-2'-O)-methyltransferase RlmB: MIAGRNAVLMALRGGGGVREVNVDRGAHASAKMAAIADAAKAAGVRVRVVDRAELDRLGGSNHQGVVAIVAEGGEVKLKAVLDRCASEGRTPCLVLLRELLHEHNLGAILRTADAAGADAVLLPSHGGAELGSEAVRVSTGASETIPVVRQSLMQALAALRRKGVTIIGAEPEAEADYWDHDLTGAVAFVLGGEDRALSQPLRDACDALVRIPMVGHVTSLNVSVACALLLYERLRQMASRERR; encoded by the coding sequence GTGATCGCGGGGCGCAACGCCGTTCTAATGGCACTGCGGGGCGGTGGAGGGGTGCGTGAGGTGAACGTGGACCGCGGAGCGCATGCGTCGGCGAAGATGGCGGCTATCGCGGATGCGGCCAAGGCAGCAGGGGTGCGCGTGCGGGTGGTTGATCGGGCGGAGTTGGATCGGCTGGGCGGCTCGAATCATCAGGGCGTGGTGGCGATCGTGGCGGAGGGCGGCGAGGTGAAACTGAAGGCCGTGCTCGATCGATGCGCGTCGGAGGGGCGGACGCCATGTCTCGTCCTGTTGCGCGAGCTGTTGCACGAGCACAACCTGGGCGCGATCCTTCGGACCGCGGACGCGGCGGGCGCCGACGCCGTGCTCCTCCCCTCTCACGGCGGTGCCGAGCTCGGGTCGGAGGCGGTTCGGGTTTCCACGGGGGCGAGCGAGACGATCCCGGTTGTTCGCCAGAGCCTGATGCAAGCGCTGGCGGCGCTGCGTCGCAAGGGAGTGACTATAATTGGCGCCGAGCCGGAGGCGGAAGCCGACTACTGGGATCACGACCTGACAGGCGCGGTGGCGTTCGTTCTCGGCGGCGAGGATCGCGCGTTGAGCCAGCCGCTGCGGGACGCGTGCGACGCGTTGGTTCGCATCCCCATGGTCGGGCACGTCACATCGCTCAACGTCAGCGTCGCGTGCGCATTGCTGCTGTACGAACGCCTCAGACAGATGGCGAGTCGCGAACGCCGATGA
- a CDS encoding TonB-dependent receptor, which translates to MSRYRCALGVALLLLAVCSVAADDNTSPSPEALVASELLLFQEIPEVVTAAKETQPITESPSTISIITAEDIRRSGATTVPDVLRSIPGLDVMAVTASDVNVSARGFNRLLANKMLVLVDGRSVYQDMLGVTLWATLPLVLDDIERIEVVRGPGSALYGANAFNGIINIITKTPQETPTLLASHVTGAQGMAATSLLHAGRVRDTDYKISLATDRLDAWDEDANQAMGLDRTSHDFDRWNVALQRPVARGVITGYAGASDGHVQILPDEAWGIIDYASDLEYWNLVYEESDLLVQGFWNHGEQVVLSDLDDWVEFHTYDLEVQKRLQPRPRHSMILGATWRHNKVDLSEEQDYTQRLYGAYVQDHYVNDKGVSVVAGLRFDHHPLTGEHLSPRASVVYSPRKGESYRASASTAYRNPSFFESYLDLRQNDVMPGVDLWWYGNESLGAEKITSYEVGYQAVVNPRLRWEVDAFYNKLDDFIVKTPVAGPPRIEFTYLNSGGATAKGVEAGLEFILAPELRGFANYSYQDVTDDDTGDRLRSAPRNKVNVGLRYTQSQFTADAFAHYAASTDWEGRYLPSYTLVNARVGYTLPERDLEVFLAAYNLAKDTHQEYPTGVEIGRRVTAGVRYSF; encoded by the coding sequence ATGTCACGGTATCGGTGCGCTCTTGGCGTCGCACTGCTCTTGCTTGCGGTATGCAGCGTGGCGGCCGACGACAACACCTCCCCTTCTCCGGAAGCACTTGTAGCGAGCGAGTTGCTCTTGTTCCAGGAAATCCCGGAGGTGGTCACCGCAGCCAAGGAAACCCAGCCCATCACGGAGTCGCCTTCGACGATCAGTATCATCACCGCCGAGGACATCCGCCGCTCCGGGGCGACGACCGTGCCTGATGTTCTGCGCTCGATTCCAGGCCTCGACGTGATGGCGGTGACTGCGTCCGACGTCAACGTATCCGCCCGGGGGTTCAACCGCCTGCTCGCCAACAAGATGCTCGTGCTGGTGGACGGGCGCTCCGTGTACCAGGATATGCTTGGCGTGACGCTGTGGGCGACGCTGCCGTTGGTCCTCGACGACATCGAGCGCATCGAAGTCGTCCGCGGTCCGGGCTCCGCCCTTTATGGCGCGAATGCATTCAACGGCATCATCAACATCATCACCAAGACGCCGCAGGAGACCCCGACGCTGCTTGCGAGTCACGTCACCGGCGCGCAGGGCATGGCAGCCACATCGCTGCTCCACGCCGGCCGCGTACGAGACACCGATTACAAGATCTCCCTCGCCACGGATCGCCTCGACGCGTGGGATGAAGACGCAAATCAGGCGATGGGGCTCGATCGGACATCTCACGACTTCGACCGCTGGAACGTCGCGCTGCAGCGCCCCGTCGCTCGCGGCGTCATCACCGGATACGCAGGGGCCAGCGACGGACACGTCCAGATCCTCCCCGATGAAGCGTGGGGTATCATTGACTACGCGAGTGACCTCGAGTACTGGAACCTCGTCTACGAGGAGTCCGACTTGCTCGTGCAGGGCTTCTGGAATCACGGCGAGCAGGTCGTTCTGTCCGACCTCGACGACTGGGTGGAGTTCCATACCTATGACCTCGAGGTCCAGAAGCGGCTGCAGCCGCGGCCCCGACATTCCATGATTCTCGGTGCCACCTGGCGCCATAATAAAGTGGACCTCAGCGAGGAGCAGGACTATACCCAGCGGCTCTACGGCGCCTACGTCCAGGATCACTACGTGAACGACAAGGGCGTCTCGGTCGTCGCGGGGTTGCGCTTCGACCATCATCCGCTCACCGGCGAGCATCTCAGCCCGCGCGCGAGCGTCGTGTACAGCCCGCGCAAAGGGGAGAGTTACCGCGCCTCCGCGTCCACCGCGTACCGCAATCCATCGTTCTTCGAGTCGTACCTCGACCTGCGGCAGAACGACGTCATGCCGGGCGTGGATCTGTGGTGGTACGGCAACGAGAGCCTCGGTGCGGAGAAGATCACGTCGTACGAGGTGGGGTACCAGGCCGTCGTCAACCCGCGACTGCGCTGGGAGGTTGACGCGTTCTATAACAAGCTCGACGACTTCATCGTCAAGACCCCGGTTGCGGGGCCGCCGCGCATCGAGTTCACGTACCTCAACAGCGGGGGCGCGACGGCGAAGGGCGTTGAAGCCGGCCTGGAGTTCATCCTCGCGCCGGAACTCCGGGGCTTCGCCAACTACTCCTACCAAGACGTGACCGACGACGACACCGGAGATCGTTTGCGCTCGGCGCCGCGCAACAAGGTTAACGTCGGCCTGCGCTACACACAGTCGCAGTTCACCGCCGACGCGTTCGCGCATTACGCTGCCTCGACGGATTGGGAAGGACGCTACCTGCCCTCCTATACGCTCGTCAACGCTCGCGTCGGGTACACGCTGCCGGAGCGGGATCTCGAGGTATTCCTGGCCGCGTACAACCTGGCCAAGGACACCCACCAGGAGTATCCGACGGGCGTCGAGATCGGCCGGCGCGTCACCGCGGGGGTCCGCTACTCCTTCTAA
- a CDS encoding APC family permease has protein sequence MATPIRALRRLLLGERLPTSRAMHERLPKLLALPVFASDAISSSAYATEEILLALAIAGSGALRYSPAVGAAIAVLFAVVAISYRQTVIAYPSGGGAYVVARENLGLYPGLVAAAALLTDYVLTVAVSTAAGVAAVVSAAPVLAQHRVELCILAIAFVTIANLRGVRESGRLFAGPTYLFVASVVLMLLFAAMRQAVSPGSAHAAPPYLAAQQPLTIFLVLRAFASGCAALTGIEAIANSVPAFRPPESRNAAATLLLMMTICIALFLGITAFAQLFHIAPDPTGHETVVSQLGRAVFGGGLLYYVLQAATAMILLLAANTSFTGFPRLASVMARDGVAPRQLANLGDRLVFNNGIVLLGLFSALLVVLFGGMTHALIPLYAVGVFISFTLSQAGMVRYWHKRRTPGWRVSAAVNAVGAVATGIVLAVVAGVKFVHGAWIVLVIIPVLIWLLLKVAQHYRSLAAALTTQGYQAPRGIHHTVLVLVPGLHRGVISALLYARTIAPECEAVFVEVDPAETARLQEKWRGLGLGIPLTVLKSPWRSLTEPIIEYIRTVRAERHADVVTVVLPEFATTHWWHRLLHNQSGLLLKFALMWEPGVVVTNVRYHVGQ, from the coding sequence ATGGCCACTCCAATTCGTGCTCTGAGACGGCTTCTCCTCGGCGAGCGCTTGCCCACCTCGCGCGCGATGCACGAGCGTCTGCCCAAGCTTCTCGCGCTCCCGGTTTTCGCGTCGGACGCCATTTCGTCTTCCGCGTACGCGACGGAGGAGATCCTTCTGGCCCTGGCAATTGCCGGGTCGGGAGCTCTCCGCTATTCCCCCGCCGTGGGCGCGGCCATCGCGGTGCTGTTTGCCGTCGTCGCGATTTCATATCGCCAGACGGTCATCGCCTATCCGTCCGGCGGTGGCGCGTATGTCGTGGCGCGCGAGAATCTCGGGCTCTATCCCGGCCTCGTCGCCGCGGCTGCGCTCCTCACCGACTACGTCCTGACCGTCGCGGTGAGCACCGCCGCCGGGGTCGCCGCCGTGGTTTCGGCGGCTCCGGTCCTGGCGCAGCACCGCGTGGAACTGTGCATCCTGGCCATCGCCTTCGTCACCATCGCGAACCTGCGCGGGGTCAGGGAATCCGGAAGGCTCTTCGCGGGACCGACCTACCTCTTCGTCGCCAGCGTTGTCCTCATGCTCCTATTCGCCGCGATGCGGCAAGCCGTCTCTCCCGGCTCGGCGCACGCTGCACCACCATACCTGGCTGCCCAGCAGCCGCTTACCATCTTCCTGGTGCTGCGCGCGTTCGCCTCCGGCTGCGCCGCACTGACTGGCATCGAAGCTATCGCGAACAGCGTTCCCGCGTTTCGCCCACCTGAGTCCCGCAACGCGGCCGCCACCCTGCTGTTGATGATGACGATCTGCATCGCACTCTTTCTCGGCATAACCGCCTTCGCCCAGCTGTTCCATATTGCTCCCGACCCGACGGGACATGAAACCGTGGTTTCCCAACTCGGCCGCGCGGTCTTCGGCGGCGGGCTGCTCTACTACGTCTTGCAGGCAGCCACTGCGATGATTCTGCTCCTCGCCGCCAACACGAGCTTCACCGGCTTCCCGCGGTTGGCATCCGTCATGGCGCGGGACGGCGTTGCCCCACGACAACTGGCAAACCTGGGCGATCGCCTGGTGTTCAACAACGGCATCGTGCTCCTCGGCTTGTTCTCGGCGCTGCTCGTCGTGCTCTTTGGCGGCATGACCCACGCCCTGATTCCCCTCTATGCTGTGGGAGTCTTCATCTCGTTCACGCTCTCCCAGGCCGGGATGGTACGGTACTGGCACAAACGGCGAACGCCCGGCTGGCGCGTGAGCGCGGCCGTCAATGCTGTTGGCGCAGTCGCGACTGGGATCGTCCTCGCCGTAGTGGCGGGCGTGAAGTTCGTTCACGGCGCATGGATCGTGCTCGTGATCATCCCGGTCCTGATCTGGCTGCTGCTCAAGGTCGCGCAGCACTACCGCAGCCTCGCCGCCGCGCTCACGACTCAGGGATACCAGGCGCCGCGAGGCATCCACCATACCGTGCTCGTACTCGTGCCCGGCCTCCACCGCGGCGTCATCTCGGCGCTGCTCTACGCCAGGACCATCGCACCAGAGTGTGAAGCCGTCTTCGTCGAGGTTGACCCCGCCGAAACCGCGCGGCTTCAGGAGAAGTGGCGTGGCCTGGGCCTCGGCATTCCCCTGACCGTGCTCAAGTCGCCGTGGCGCTCGTTAACCGAGCCGATCATAGAGTACATCAGGACGGTGCGCGCGGAGAGGCACGCGGACGTCGTGACCGTCGTCCTCCCCGAGTTCGCCACGACGCACTGGTGGCACCGGCTGCTGCACAACCAATCGGGGTTGCTGCTGAAGTTTGCCCTGATGTGGGAGCCTGGCGTGGTGGTAACGAATGTCCGCTACCACGTCGGCCAGTGA
- a CDS encoding universal stress protein, giving the protein MAYNNIMAVYDGTLAADDLLDMVCRIARAHRARLTILHIDLVPLQQPLPAYQPGADDAIDALVAKGEKLADGRGVKAASAVRYARAVGAAVIAEARVRGIDLVALLVPPQDKLPPDRCLSTDIEIVLHRLGCSVLLCRPAR; this is encoded by the coding sequence ATGGCTTACAACAACATCATGGCCGTATATGATGGTACCCTGGCGGCCGACGACCTGCTCGACATGGTCTGCCGCATCGCCCGCGCCCATCGCGCGCGCCTGACGATTCTGCACATCGACCTCGTGCCGCTCCAACAGCCGCTGCCCGCGTATCAGCCGGGCGCCGATGATGCAATTGACGCCCTGGTCGCCAAAGGGGAGAAGCTCGCCGACGGCAGAGGCGTCAAGGCTGCCTCGGCGGTGCGGTATGCCCGAGCAGTCGGCGCCGCGGTGATCGCCGAGGCGCGGGTGCGCGGCATAGACCTGGTGGCTCTGCTCGTCCCTCCGCAGGACAAGCTGCCGCCGGACCGCTGCCTCTCCACTGACATCGAGATCGTCCTGCATCGCCTCGGTTGCTCCGTCCTCCTTTGCCGACCCGCGCGGTAG